The Roseomonas marmotae genome segment CAAGCAGGACATGATTCCCGGACGCGACAATACGCTGGTCTTCACGCCGCACCAGGCTGGCACCTTCCGCGCCCAATGCGCCGAGTTCTGCGGCCTGCAGCATGCCCGGATGGCGCTGCGCGTGGTGGTCGAGCCGCCCGAGGCCTTCGAGCGCTGGCGCGAGACCCAGCTCGCCGAGGCCACACCGCCCCGCACGCCCGAGGAAGAGGCCGGCCGGCGCGTGCTGGAGGAGAAGGCCTGCGCCGCCTGCCATACCGTGCGCGGCACCGCCGCCGCCGGCACGCTGGGGCCCGACCTGACGCATGTGGGCGGGCGGCAGACCATCGCGGCGGGCATGCTGCCCACCACGCGCGGCAGCCTGGCGGCCTGGATCGCCGACCCGCAGACCATCAAGCCCGGCAACAACATGCCGATGGTGCCGCTGACGGCCGGGGAGCTGCATGCCGTCTCCGCCTATCTGACGAGCCTGAAATGACGGCGGTGGAGGAGGACCGCGACCTGCGCGACAGCGCCATCGGCCCGGCGCAGCTGGAGGAGCGGCTGGCGCATACCTGGCGCACGCCCGGCGGGCTGCGGGGCATCTTCTCCGCCGTCGATCACAAGATCATCGGCCGCCGCTACATCATCACCGCCTTCGCCTTCCTGGTGCTGGGCGGCGTGCTGGCCCTGCTGATGCGCCTGCAACTGGCGCGGCCCGAGGCGCGTGTGCTCTCGCCCGACCTGTACAACCAGATCTTCACCATCCACGGCGCGAACATGATGTTCCTCTTCGCCGTGCCGGTGATGGAGGCCATGGCCGTCTACCTGCTGCCGCTGATGATCGGCACGCGCAACATCGCCTTCCCCCGCCTCGGCGCCTTCTCCTACTGGGTCTATCTCTTCGGCGGCATCATGCTCTGGGGCGCCTTCATCCTGCAGGCGGGGCCGGATGTCGGGTGGTTCGCCTATGTGCCGCTCTCCGGCCCGCAATTCGCCGCCGGCAAGCGCGCCGATATCTGGGCGCAGATGATCACCTTCACCGAGATCTCGGCGCTGGCCGTGGCGGTGGAGATCGTGGTGACCGTGCTGAAGCAGCGCGCGCCGGGCATGTCGCTGGACCGCATCCCGCTGCTGGTCTGGGCGCTGCTGGTGACGGCCTTCATGATCATCATGGCCATGCCGGCGGTGGTGACGGCCAGCTCCATGCTGATCCTGGACCGGCTGGTGGGCACGCATTTCTTCAACCCGGCCGAGGGCGGGGACGTGCTGCTGTGGCAGCACCTCTTCTGGTTCTTCGGCCATCCGGAGGTCTACATCATCTTCATCCCGGCGGTGGGCATGATCTCCTCCATGCTGCCGGCCTTCGTGCGGCGGCCGGTCTTCGGCTACTTGCCGCTGGTGATGGCGCTGCTGTCGATGGGGCTGCTCGCCTTCGGGCTCTGGGTGCACCACATGTTCACCACCGGCCTGCCGCGGCTGGGGGAGAGCTTCTTCACCGCCTCCTCCATGGCCATCGCCGTGCCGGCGGGGGTGCAGGTCTTCTGCTGGCTGGCCACCATCTGGCTCGGGCGCCCGGTCTTCCGCGTGCCTTTCCTGTTCATCCTGGCCTTCTTCTTCACCTTCGTGCTGGGTGGGCTGACCGGCGTGATGGTGGCCTCCGTGCCGCTCGATACCCAGGTGCACGACACCTATTTCGTCGTCGCCCATTTCCACTACGTGCTGGTGGGCGGCGCCGTCTTCCCGCTGCTGGGCGGCGTCTACTACTGGTTCCCCAAGATCACGGGCCGGATGATGAGCGAGCGCATCGGCCGCTGGGTGGTGGCGCTGCTGTTCCTGGGCTTCAACTTCACCTTCTTCCCCATGCATATCCTGGGGCTGCAGGGCATGACGCGGCGCATCTACACCTACCCGGCCGAGATGGGCTGGGGCGGCATGAACCTCTTCGTCAGCCTGATGTCGGTGGTGCTGGCGGCGGGCTTCCTGTTGTTCTTCATCGATGCCTTCCGCGCGGCCCGCCACGGCCCGCCGGCCGGCGACAACCCCTGGGACGCGCCGACGCTGGAATGGGCCACCTCCTCCCCCCCGCCGCCCTACAACTTCGCCCGCATCCCCGTCGTCACCGGCCCCAGCCCCCTCTGGGACGAGCGGGAGGCGCTGCCGGTGGCCGAGGGCCTCAGCATCCACCGGCGGGAGCTGCTGATCACCAGCATGGGAGAGGCGAGGCCCGAGGCGCGGGAGACCTCGCCGCAGAATTCGGTCTGGCCCTTCTGGGCCGCCGTGGCCACCAGCCTGCTGCTGGTCGGTTCCATCTTCACGCCCTGGGCGGTGGTCTGGGGCGCCATCCCCGTGGCCGTGGCGCTGATCGGCTGGTTCTGGCCGCGCGGCACGCCGGAGGATGATGCATGAGGCACAGGGTCGTCGCCGATCTCTCCGCCCTGCCGCTGCACGGCTCCGGCAGCGCCAGCGTGACATGGTGGGGCACGCTGGCCTTCATGCTGATCGAGGGCACGGGCTTCGCGCTCGTCATCGCCGTCTATCTCTACCTCGCCAGCATCGCGCCGCACTGGCCCATCGGCGCGCCGCCGCCGGACCCCTGGCCCGGCACCATCCTCCTGCTGATCCTGTTGGCCAGCGTTGTGCCGAACCGGATGGTCTCCCGCTGGGCGGAGCGGGAAGACCTGCGGCGCGTGCGGATCGGGATGGTCGTCATGTCAGTGGTCGGGCTGCTGCCGCTGGTGGTCCGCATCTATGAATTCGGCGCGCTGAACGTCTCCTGGGACAGCAATGCCTATGGCTCCATCCTCTGGGTGCTGCTGGGGCTGCATACCGCGCATATCCTGACCGACGTGGCCGATACGCTGGTGCTCTGCGCCGTCATGTTCACCCGCCATGGCGACAACAAGCGCCGCTTCGGCGATGTGCGGGACAATGCGCTCTACTGGTATTTCGTGGTGCTGACCTGGCTGCCGATCTATGCCTGCATCTACCTGGTGCCACGGCTATGAACGACCAGGCCCGCCTGCCGCGCCGCCTGCTGCCCTGGGCGGGCTTCCTCCCGGGGCCGGTGGCCTGGCTGGTGAACACGCAGCTCGGCCAGATCCTGCCCTATGCGGAATGCGGCGGCGGCTTCCGCGCCAGCATCCTGGTCTCCTTCCTCGGCGCCGGGCTTTCCCTGCTGGGCGCCTTCCTCTCCTGGCGCGGCGCGCAGCCGCCGGGCGCCTCCCGCTTCGTCGGCGGGGTGGGGGCATGCTTCGGCCTCGTCATCGCCTTCGCGCTGCTGTTGCAGGGGGCCGCCGCCATGGTGCTGAGCGGATGCGAGCGCTGACGCGCCTCCTCCCCACGCTGCTGCTGCTGTCGCTGCCCGCGTCCGCATGGGCGCATGGTGGCCATGACCATGGCGAGGTGCCGCGCTGGACCTTCGACCCCTGGGTTTCCGGGCCGCTGCTGGCCTCGCTGCTGCTCTATCTCGGCGGCACGCTGCGGCTGTGGCGCCATGCCGGCTTCGGCCGAGGCATCGGCCTGGCGCGGCTGGCCGCCTATCTGGCGGGGTGGCTCTCCCTGGCCGGGGCGCTGCTGTCGCCGCTGCACT includes the following:
- the ctaD gene encoding cytochrome c oxidase subunit I yields the protein MTAVEEDRDLRDSAIGPAQLEERLAHTWRTPGGLRGIFSAVDHKIIGRRYIITAFAFLVLGGVLALLMRLQLARPEARVLSPDLYNQIFTIHGANMMFLFAVPVMEAMAVYLLPLMIGTRNIAFPRLGAFSYWVYLFGGIMLWGAFILQAGPDVGWFAYVPLSGPQFAAGKRADIWAQMITFTEISALAVAVEIVVTVLKQRAPGMSLDRIPLLVWALLVTAFMIIMAMPAVVTASSMLILDRLVGTHFFNPAEGGDVLLWQHLFWFFGHPEVYIIFIPAVGMISSMLPAFVRRPVFGYLPLVMALLSMGLLAFGLWVHHMFTTGLPRLGESFFTASSMAIAVPAGVQVFCWLATIWLGRPVFRVPFLFILAFFFTFVLGGLTGVMVASVPLDTQVHDTYFVVAHFHYVLVGGAVFPLLGGVYYWFPKITGRMMSERIGRWVVALLFLGFNFTFFPMHILGLQGMTRRIYTYPAEMGWGGMNLFVSLMSVVLAAGFLLFFIDAFRAARHGPPAGDNPWDAPTLEWATSSPPPPYNFARIPVVTGPSPLWDEREALPVAEGLSIHRRELLITSMGEARPEARETSPQNSVWPFWAAVATSLLLVGSIFTPWAVVWGAIPVAVALIGWFWPRGTPEDDA
- a CDS encoding cytochrome c oxidase subunit 3 is translated as MRHRVVADLSALPLHGSGSASVTWWGTLAFMLIEGTGFALVIAVYLYLASIAPHWPIGAPPPDPWPGTILLLILLASVVPNRMVSRWAEREDLRRVRIGMVVMSVVGLLPLVVRIYEFGALNVSWDSNAYGSILWVLLGLHTAHILTDVADTLVLCAVMFTRHGDNKRRFGDVRDNALYWYFVVLTWLPIYACIYLVPRL